The DNA region TAGTAGTCGGCCATGGCCCGCTCCATCATGCGCGCGCTGGCCGCGGCATTGAAGTGGGTGTGGCCGATGGCGCTCAGGCCGCGTTCGCAGTCTAAGTGGGCCGAAAGGGCGGCGAAACTGGCCACGGCCACCTGGTCGCTGTAGGTCGGTCCGGTACGGCGAGATGGCGGGTCGAATACGGGGGCGGGGGACGGCTGGCTGCCATCAAAATCCGGGCGCAATGCACGCCCCGGAGCGGCCAGTGCATAGGCGATTTGCTGCCTCTGGCCGTTACCGTTGTCGGTATGCAGGAAGTCGGTCTCCACGCCATCGCGCATACGATCGACCAGGTCGAGCGCGTAACAGAAATCGACCAGGGTCGAGGAACCGGTAGGCACGGAGAAATCACTGAGCTCGCCAGCCTGCAGCGGAATGAAACGATCGCGGGCGACCGCCAGATCGCGATCGACGGCCGGCAGTGCCTCGTTGGGCTGACGATAAACCCCGTAACGCAGCTGACCGGCCGCGGCATCGGCCAGGCCGAGCGTGCGCCAGGGCAATTGGCCTTTCTGGAGATCGCTGCCGGGGCCGACCTCATGACCCTCCAGCCCGGCTGCCGGACGCGGCAGGCGATGGTTCTGATAAACGAAATCGACCAGGGCAATCTCGGCCCGCACCATCAGTTCGCGTTCTGCCTGGGCGATGCGCTGGTTCTGGGCAAACACCAGCCAGGTCAGCACCCCCACGATGAGCAGGCCGACCACGCTCATGGCGATGGCCAGCTCCACCAGACTCATCCCGTCCTGTCTCAGACTTCTTCGGCCCATCTCTACCTCATGGCTCATCATTCACCTCAACGAATCAGCCCGCGACCATACTCACGCTCGACCTCCTCAAGCATGCGGCCGAACTCGGCCAGCGTGGTACCACGATGACCTTCGAAACCCTCCGGCACGTGGTCGCCGCAGAAGCCGCTGCTGCCGGAAGGAATCTCCTCGACCTCGGCCCCGGGCAGGGCAAAACCGGGTTCCCAGCCCTCACCAGCGGCATCGCAGATTCGCTGAATCGACTCGTCCCGGTTGATCACCGCCAGCACGACCTGCACCGTCGTCGTGCCGACCAGGGCTGCGGCACCACCAACGACAAATACCGCAGCGACCACATCAGCCGTACCGATACCGACGGTGTTGGCGGTAAACGACAGGCTGGTGGCCACCTTGCCGATGGCGCCGGCCAGGCCGGCACCGGCCAGGGCCAGGCGCGTGGCGGCAAAGACCACCTCGGCGTCACGCGAACGGAAATCGAAAGCATTGAATGCCACCAGCATCTGACCCACCCGGTCGACGTCGTAGGCGGCACGCATGCCGGCCAGCGCCGAGCGGGTCTGGGCCAGCCGGGCCGTGCACCCCAGTCGGCCAGACAGTTCGTGGAAGCCAACCGCCAACACCTCGCCGTCCGCGGCATTCGCCCGCCCCGGCAACCCGAACTGGAAGGCAGCATCCGGTTCGGCGCCCACCGGCAGCGATTCCAGCGCGTAGGCCACCGGTACGGGCTCGACATCATCGGCCACGACCGTCCCGGTCAGCCCGTTGGCATTCTCGATTCCAACACAGAGATCCAGTCCTTCGGGCTGGACTCCGACACTGACCTCCGGCGGCAGCGTTGGCGAGAACCGTGGCCTGAGCGCGGCCAGGTCGGCATCGATGCTGGCATTGTCGCGCGCAATCCGCGTGACACCATAGGCCACCGGCGCCGATGGGGCGTCCATCCCCAGCGTTTTCCACGGAATGCGCCCGCGGTCCTGTCCGCCCGAACAGTTCTCTTCACCATTGCCCGAGCTATCGGGACAGGGCATGCGACCACGCAGCAGGGCAAACCCCTCGACCTGCTCACGCATCTCGTTGAGCTCGCTCAACCCCACCGTGGCCGGGTCCGTCAGCTCCTGTATCAGGGGCTGGTAGCGCAGCAGCAGCGCTCCGAGTATGCCAACGATCAGGAGCACCACGGCCAGCTCGACCAGCGAGAAACCACGCCATACCTTCATCGCGTGCCTCCGCGGCCGGTGGCCTCTTCCAGGATTTCCATGTCGCCGCTGAAGATATTGAGGGCGTCCTGGTCCTCGACATCAACATCCGGCCCGTCAAAGGTCTCGAGCGCATCTTCGAGCTGTTCGACGCTGGTGACCGAATCCTCGTAGTTGCGCCGGGCATCTTCACGATTCTCCTCGGCGGTTCGGAACTCTTCCAGCACCTCGATATAGGCGTCCATGAGTAGACGGATGAGAAATCGCGCTTCGACGTGGCCGGTCTCGGTGGTGCACTGCTCGTTCCCGTCGTCGTCCTCCTCGCAGTCTTCCGTGCGGTAGCTGAGTCGGAAGCGGCTGACCACGAGGTCATAGGCCGAAGCGCGTCGATCAAGCGCGGTGTCGAGTCGCGACTCGGCCGTGTTGACCTCGCTCTGGCGAGCGGCCACGTCGGTATCGATTTCACTGAACTGGCGCGCCAGTTCCTGCTCGGTGTCTTCCAACTCCTCGATCTGCTCACGCAGCTCGGCTTCGCGCTCCGGGCTCAGATCGTTTTCGTCAAGCTGAGCCTCGAGGTCGTTGATCTGGTCACGGATCTGGGCCATGGCGGCCTCGAACTCGGCCGTTGAACCGGCTTCGTCCTGATCGCCGGCACCAAAGCCGTCGGCCAGGTCATCCCTGGCATCACGCAGGGCGTCGATTTCCGTTTGCAGCCGCAGTTGTTCATCCTCGTCATCGGTCTGGGCCAGGGCATCCTCGGCCTCGGCAATCAAGTCATCGAGCTCGTCGATGGCCTCCTGGGGCGGCTCGGGCGCGCTGCCGCCATCAAAGCCGTCACGGTTTTCCTCTGCCTGCTCCAGGCGGCTGAGCGCGCGCT from Wenzhouxiangella sp. AB-CW3 includes:
- a CDS encoding Tfp pilus assembly protein FimT/FimU, whose protein sequence is MGRRSLRQDGMSLVELAIAMSVVGLLIVGVLTWLVFAQNQRIAQAERELMVRAEIALVDFVYQNHRLPRPAAGLEGHEVGPGSDLQKGQLPWRTLGLADAAAGQLRYGVYRQPNEALPAVDRDLAVARDRFIPLQAGELSDFSVPTGSSTLVDFCYALDLVDRMRDGVETDFLHTDNGNGQRQQIAYALAAPGRALRPDFDGSQPSPAPVFDPPSRRTGPTYSDQVAVASFAALSAHLDCERGLSAIGHTHFNAAASARMMERAMADYYTLKILTAVSASAGVASGVATVATSAAGIVQAGANLAQAIATAIGTVGGASGLIAIAVADIVTNTAVTVVAAASLALAITNLVVQGILASAAGDLASDFEVVADAIEASAVTADERGY
- a CDS encoding type II secretion system protein — its product is MKVWRGFSLVELAVVLLIVGILGALLLRYQPLIQELTDPATVGLSELNEMREQVEGFALLRGRMPCPDSSGNGEENCSGGQDRGRIPWKTLGMDAPSAPVAYGVTRIARDNASIDADLAALRPRFSPTLPPEVSVGVQPEGLDLCVGIENANGLTGTVVADDVEPVPVAYALESLPVGAEPDAAFQFGLPGRANAADGEVLAVGFHELSGRLGCTARLAQTRSALAGMRAAYDVDRVGQMLVAFNAFDFRSRDAEVVFAATRLALAGAGLAGAIGKVATSLSFTANTVGIGTADVVAAVFVVGGAAALVGTTTVQVVLAVINRDESIQRICDAAGEGWEPGFALPGAEVEEIPSGSSGFCGDHVPEGFEGHRGTTLAEFGRMLEEVEREYGRGLIR